One Siniperca chuatsi isolate FFG_IHB_CAS linkage group LG3, ASM2008510v1, whole genome shotgun sequence genomic region harbors:
- the LOC122874108 gene encoding proline-rich receptor-like protein kinase PERK10, with amino-acid sequence MSVFDRLAPLIPQVAASSKQTTEHPSVCLSPPLSLSSPVIKKKPIQIPSFDEKGFIYENTKQTNTDRSFVPVSQRNHGERASTLPRTKPKTYSSPTLSAKPSISIFPAPKPNSSPTLSTLKPKPSASLHLPASQLSDPSPLLHQPQPKPSVSPTLTVPTPRLSPSPTSLCRGMSLDSGGGKQPSPVAKERRARSITISNTKVESSKQRPSNEAKHDILDQEALLDFTHPALRRACPMTCREMQSRHQTYSESQRQVATSLNSCLSQGKVGLSKKENTAKDKPKPPPRNIDITAIPQLKPNIKQQQEFLPSGATGTQTSLSESKGIQFANVVQREAQSAFDGLATHRKCIDYPQSRKYTQTAEPLLNQSTVSPNIETRRRRFGFNNETKILVKGQESNHPDGREEWSKSVRLCFKGSQLPVKRHRSENGGSSVCTKNKST; translated from the exons ATGAGTGTTTTTGACCGTCTGGCACCTTTGATCCCTCAAGTAGCTGCATCCTCCAAACAAACAACGGAACATCCATCGGTCTGCTTgtcacctcctctctccctctcttctcctgtcATCAAGAAGAAACCCATTCAAATCCCATCATTTGACGAGAAGGGATTCAtctatgaaaacacaaaacagacaaacactgacag ATCGTTTGTTCCAGTTTCACAGAGGAACCATGGAGAAAGAGCTTCAACCCTCCCAAGAACCAAGCCCAAAACATATAGCTCTCCAACTCTCTCTGCAAAGCCCAGCATCTCCATTTTTCCTGCTCCAAAGCCAAAttcctctcccactctctccaCTCTGAAACCAAAGCCAAGTGCTTCCCTTCATCTCCCCGCCTCACAGTTGAGTGATCCTTCTCCATTACTGCACCAGCCTCAGCCGAAGCCAAGTGTTTCTCCAACTCTGACTGTCCCAACACCCAGACTGAGTCCATCTCCAACCTCCCTGTGCCGAGGGATGAGTTTGGATAGCGGAGGAGGCAAGCAGCCTTCTCCTGTTGCTAAAGAAAGACGTGCTAGATCAATTACCATATCGAACACTAAAGTTGAGTCCAGCAAACAGAGGCCTTCAAATGAGGCAAAGCATGACATTCTTGACCAAGAAGCTTTACTGGACTTTACTCATCCTGCGTTGAGAAGAGCTTGTCCCATGACGTGCAGAGAGATGCAGTCTCGACATCAGACTTACTCTGAGTCCCAGAGACAGGTGGCCACATCTCTGAATTCCTGCTTATCGCAAGGCAAAGTTGGtttaagtaaaaaagaaaatacagcaaaagATAAACCAAAGCCTCCGCCTAGGAATATAGACATTACTGCAATCCCTCAACTAAAGCCaaacatcaaacagcagcaggagttTCTGCCAAGTGGAGCGACAGGTACACAAACATCTCTTTCAGAATCTAAAGGGATTCAGTTTGCTAATGTTGTTCAGAGAGAAGCTCAGTCGGCTTTTGATGGACTGGCTACTCACAGGAAATGTATAGACTACCCTCAGAGTAGGAAGTACACTCAAACTGCAGAGCCTCTCTTGAATCAGTCAACTGTCTCACCCAATATTGAGACCAGGAGACGACGGTTTGGCTTCAACAATGAAACTAAA ATTCTGGTCAAAGGCCAGGAGTCAAATCACCCAGATGGACGTGAAGAGTGGAGTAAGTCAGTCAGACTGTGTTTTAAAGGATCACAGCTGCCAGTCAAGAGACATCGATCGGAAAATGGAGGCTCCTCAGTGTGCACAAAGAATAAATCGACTTAA